A window of Castanea sativa cultivar Marrone di Chiusa Pesio chromosome 1, ASM4071231v1 contains these coding sequences:
- the LOC142610102 gene encoding L-ascorbate oxidase homolog, producing the protein MPLNLAGGVLSGAVLCVTVFLFATVGAEDPYRFFNWNVTYGDIYPLGVRQQGILINGQFPGPDIHSVTNDNLIINVFNSLDEPFLLSWNGIQNRRNSFEDGVNGTTCPIPPGQNFTYILQVKDQIGSFYYYPSLAFHKAAGGFGGIRILSRPRIPVPFPDPAGDYTVLIGDWYKANHTDLKAILDRGKKLHFPDGILINGRGPGGAYYTVEQGKTYRFRISNVGLQHSLNFRIQGHRLTLVEVEGTHTLQTSYSSLDVHVGQSYSVLVTMDQPGQDYYIVVSSRFSTPILTTTGVLHYSNSAGAVSGPPPGGPTIQVDWSLNQARSIRTNLTASGPRPNPQGSYHYGLINTTKTIRLQNSAGLVSDKQRYAVNSVSYVAADTPLKIADYFQIQGVFRVGSISSNPTGGGIYLDTAVMGADYRAFIEIVFENTEDIIQSWHLNGYSFWVVGMDGGLWTTASRNQYNLRDAVSRVTTQVYPKSWTAIYLALDNVGMWNLRTEFWARQYLGQQFYLRVYTPTTSIRDEFPIPKNALLCGRAKGRHTRPL; encoded by the exons ATGCCGCTAAACTTAGCGGGAGGGGTACTTAGTGGTGCTGTGCTATGTGTCACAGTTTTTCTATTTGCAACTGTTGGGGCTGAAGATCCTTACAGGTTCTTCAACTGGAATGTCACTTATGGTGACATATACCCACTTGGTGTTCGCCAACAG GGAATACTCATCAATGGTCAATTCCCAGGTCCAGATATTCATTCTGTTACCAATGACAATCTCATTATCAATGTCTTTAACAGCTTAGACGAGCCTTTCCTTCTCTCATG GAACGGAATTCAAAATAGAAGGAATTCGTTTGAGGATGGTGTAAATGGAACAACATGCCCAATACCCCCGGGGCAGAATTTCACATACATTCTCCAAGTGAAAGATCAGATTGGAAGCTTTTACTATTACCCTTCTCTTGCATTTCACAAGGCTGCTGGTGGTTTTGGAGGAATCAGGATTCTTAGTAGGCCAAGAATTCCTGTCCCATTTCCAGATCCCGCTGGTGATTACACCGTTCTTATTGGAGATTGGTACAAGGCTAATCACACG GACTTAAAAGCTATTCTAGATCGTGGCAAAAAGCTGCATTTTCCTGATGGAATCCTTATCAACGGTCGCGGGCCCGGTGGTGCTTATTATACGGTTGAACAAG GAAAAACTTACAGGTTTAGAATATCAAATGTTGGGTTACAACATTCTCTCAACTTCCGCATTCAAGGCCACAGGTTGACATTGGTAGAAGTAGAAGGAACTCACACCCTTCAGACTTCTTACTCCTCCCTTGATGTTCATGTTGGGCAGTCTTACTCCGTCCTCGTGACAATGGATCAGCCCGGACAAGACTACTACATTGTGGTTTCCAGTCGTTTCTCCACTCCGATCCTCACCACCACCGGTGTTCTTCATTACAGTAATTCTGCTGGCGCAGTATCAGGCCCACCTCCTGGTGGACCTACCATCCAAGTTGATTGGTCTCTGAACCAGGCCCGCTCAATTAG GACTAATCTTACAGCAAGTGGACCAAGGCCAAACCCACAAGGCTCATATCACTATGGTCTCAttaacacaaccaaaaccaTCAGGCTACAAAATTCTGCTGGTCTTGTCAGCGACAAGCAAAGATATGCAGTTAACAGTGTATCATATGTCGCCGCAGACACTCCCCTAAAGATTGCCGATTACTTCCAAATTCAAGGAGTTTTTCGAGTTGGAAGTATATCTAGCAACCCTACTGGTGGTGGAATCTACCTTGACACAGCAGTAATGGGTGCTGACTACAGAGCATTCATTGAGATTGTGTTTGAAAACACTGAGGATATAATTCAGAGTTGGCACCTTAATGGCTACTCGTTTTGGGTGGTTGG TATGGATGGAGGGCTGTGGACTACGGCTAGTAGAAATCAGTACAATCTTCGAGATGCAGTTTCACGTGTCACCACTCAG GTGTATCCCAAGTCATGGACTGCTATATATTTGGCACTTGACAATGTTGGAATGTGGAACTTGAGAACTGAGTTTTGGGCACGACAATATCTTGGACAACAATTCTATTTGCGAGTTTATACTCCAACAACTTCAATTAGAGATGAATTCCCAATTCCAAAGAATGCACTGCTTTGTGGGAGGGCAAAGGGCCGACACACACGACCTCTCTAA
- the LOC142638134 gene encoding uncharacterized protein LOC142638134: MVTETHFSFSLGFSVSLSQAQPMASPAPPSSATGTGVQNPKKSLGLFANAMKRKDSFIQFAAMAGILLLSVRSLGQKYRINDLEEDTSALKEEQQSLTERMNNIKQSLLHEASLDRTGRFAARLRLLFSDQD; this comes from the coding sequence atggtaACTGAGACTCATTTCAGTTTCAGTTTGGggttctctgtctctctctctcaagctcaaCCCATGGCTTCCCCAGCACCGCCAAGCTCGGCCACAGGCACAGGCGTTCAAAACCCTAAGAAATCGCTGGGTTTGTTTGCAAACGCAATGAAGCGCAAAGACAGCTTCATTCAGTTCGCCGCCATGGCGGGAATTTTGCTCTTGAGCGTCAGATCGTTGGGCCAGAAGTACCGCATCAACGACCTCGAGGAGGACACGTCAGCTCTCAAGGAGGAGCAACAATCCCTAACCGAGCGCATGAACAACATCAAGCAATCTCTCCTCCACGAGGCCTCTCTCGACCGCACCGGCCGCTTCGCCGCCAGGCTTCGCCTTCTCTTCTCCGATCAAGACTGA
- the LOC142622624 gene encoding cytoplasmic tRNA 2-thiolation protein 1, producing the protein MEKGKEEKPTKAGSRLCCICNQKRAALKRPKTLQQICRECFYEVFEEEIHQVIVENQLFKPRERVAIGASGGKDSTVLAYVLSELNRRHNYGLDLFLLSVDEGITGYRDDSLETVKRNEIQYGLPLKIVSYKDLYGWTMDEIVKMIGLKNNCTFCGVFRRQALDRGAALLKVDKVATGHNADDIAETVLLNILRGDIARLSRCTSIVTGEDGPIPRCKPFKYTYEKEIVMYAYFKRLDYFSTECIYSPNAYRGFAREFIKDLERIRPRAILDIIQSGEDFRISTFTKMPEQGTCERCGYISSQKWCKACVLLEGLNRGLPKLGIGRSRGPNNDHKKGTKETNGAKSIESKQCGTLDF; encoded by the exons atggaAAAAGGCAAGGAGGAGAAGCCGACGAAGGCCGGGTCCCGCTTGTGCTGTATCTGCAATCAGAAAAGGGCCGCTCTCAAAAGACCTAAAACCCTACAGCAg ATATGCAGGGAGTGTTTCTATGAGGTGTTTGAGGAGGAGATCCATCAAGTAATTGTTGAGAATCAGTTATTCAAGCCCCGTGAACGCGTTGCTATTGGTGCGTCTGGTGGTAAAG ATTCCACAGTCCTTGCTTATGTATTATCAGAATTGAATCGGCGACACAATTATGGCCTGGATCTCTTCCTCTTGTCAGTTGATGAGGGCATTACAGGGTACAGAGATGACTCTCTCGAAACTGTCAAACGTAATGAAATTCAG TATGGATTGCCACTTAAAATTGTCTCCTACAAGGATTTGTATGGATGGACGATGGATGAGATAGTGAAGATGATAGGTTTAAAGAATAATTGCACATTTTGTGGTGTTTTCCGACGCCAG GCCCTTGATCGAGGTGCTGCATTGTTGAAAGTAGACAAGGTCGCTACCGGACATAATGCAGATGATATTGCAGAAACAGTTCTTTTGAATATTCTACGAGGTGATATTGCTAG ATTGAGTAGATGCACTTCAATAGTCACCGGTGAAGATGGACCAATTCCAAGATGCAAACCTTTCAAGTACACATATGAAAAGGAGATTGTTAT GTATGCATATTTCAAGAGGCTGGACTATTTTTCCACCGAAT GCATTTACTCTCCAAATGCATATCGTGGCTTTGCTCGTGAGTTCATAAAGGATTTGGAAAGAATCAG ACCTAGGGCCATACTTGACATCATCCAATCAGGGGAGGATTTTAGGATTTctacttttacaaaaatgccagAACAAGGGACTTGTGAACGCTGTGGCTACATTTCGAGCCAG AAATGGTGTAAAGCTTGTGTTCTGCTTGAGGGACTAAATCGGGGTTTGCCAAAGCTGGGCATTGGTCGGAGTCGAGGCCCTAATAATGATCATAAGAAGGGAACAAAAGAAACTAATGGAGCAAAGAGTATTGAGAGCAAGCAATGTGGAACTTTGGACTTTTAA